In the genome of Candidatus Ornithobacterium hominis, the window GTGTGGCGTATGGACTAAAAATCCAAAAGCTAAACCTGTTTCGGCTGAAAATCCTAGTGTGATAAACCCTAATCGCATCGCGGCATGATAAGCTCCAACGCCTCCACTGGCAGGAATCATCATGCCAATGGAACCAACAAAGAGGATATAAAAGCCTTGAGCTAAATTGATTTCTTGTGTGGCAGGGAGCGCAAAAACGATAAGGTAAGTCATTAGAAAATAAGCCAACCAAATCAAAAAAGTGTAGAGCAGAAATAATTTCTTTTGGCGTATTTTCTGAATACTTTTTAAGCCGAGCAAAATCCCTTGAAGTATTTTTTCGAATTTAGAATAAAAAGAAAGTTTTTTGATTTTTTTGAGAAAAAGAAAAATGAAAATGATAAAAAAAATTCCAACAAGAATGCTCCAACTGGGAGTACTATTCAATCTTTCCTGAAAAGAGATTTGTTTAAATAAATTTATAACCAAATCAAAATTGAAAAATAAGGTAAATAAAGAAATGACACCAAAGCATAAAATGTCAATGGCTCGTTCAGCAATCACGGTGCCAAAGGATTGGTCAACAGGCGTTTTGGTGATTGAATAGAGCGATGTGCAACGAGCCAATTCGCCCGAGCGAGGAATGATGAGATTCCCAAAATAATTCATGCAAATAGCTATAAAAGAGTCTTTGCTACTGATATTGGAATTGATGGGTTCTAAAAGGATTTTCCAGCGTTCGCTCCGAAGCCAATACGCTCCAATGCCAAGAGCTACTGAGATGAAAATCCACCAAAGATTGGCGTTGGCAAAAGATAATTTGATTCGCTCCAAATCAATTCCACGAAAGGCAAACCAAATTAATATAACTGCTAGCAAAAAGGAGATGCACAGCGCTAAAGTGTTTTTGAGCAATATGCCCATAGAGAATTAATTCAGTTGATTATTGTCATCGGGGAAGATAATCTGAGGTTTTATCTCAGCAGCTTCCTCTGGTGTGCAAAAGGCGTAGCCGATGATGATGACCTTATCACCTCGCTGAACTTTTCTAGCAGCAGGGCCGTTCAAAACAACTTCACCAGAACCTCTTCTGCCTTCGATGATGTAAGTTTCAAGTCTCTCACCATTGTCGATGTTGACAATCTGTACGCGTTCACCTACGAGCATTCCAACGGCTTCTATCAAAATCGGGTCTATGGTAATGCTCCCCATATAGTTGAGTTCTGCGCCAGTAACGGTCGCACGATGTATTTTGGATTTGAAAACCTGTATTTGCATAGCGCAAAGATAAATTAATTTAACTTCATATTGTCAATTAATCGGACACCGCCAGCATAGGCAGCGATGAATGCACGCATGGGTTGACTTTTGTCAAAATTTTCTAAGGGTTTTAAATTTTCTTCGTTAGCGATGATAAAATATTCCAATTTTAGAGAAGAGGCTTCAAAAGCGGTATTAACTATCTCATCGATTTTTTGAAAATTTTCTTTGGTAATGATTTGCTGCACACGAGCCAGCGTTTTGTAGATGATGCTGGCCTCTCTCCGTTGCTCTGCACTGAGTTTGGCGTTACGTGAACTCATCGCCAAGCCGTTTTCTTCTCTGTAAATATCTACAGGAACAATTTCTAAAGCTTTGAAAAATTTCTGAGCCAAAGTTTGCACGATTCTTAGTTGCTGAAAGTCTTTCTCGCCAAAATAAGCTCTGTGTGGCTCAATGGCACTGAAGAGTTTGTGCAAAATAGTGCCGACGCCATCAAAATGCCCTGGGCGGAATCTTCCTTCCATCTCATGCTCTAGCCCATTAAAATCAAAGTGTTCAGACTTTTCACCGTCGGGGTAAACTTCTTCTACAGAGGGTAGAAATAGAATATCGCAGTGATTTTTTTGTAACAAATCAGCATCTTTTTCATGATTTCTAGGGTAAGTTTTTAAATCTTCGATATTGTTAAACTGCGTGGGGTTCACAAAAATAGAGCATATGCTGATTTTGTTTTGAGCTACAGACTTTTGCAGTAGCGATAGATGCCCTTGGTGCAGGGCGCCCATGGTGGGGGTGAATCCTACGCTTTTGCCTTGATAATGAATTTCTTCTAAATATTTTTTAAGGCTTAAAAAATCGAAAAATATTTCCATATTTAAATGTTAAATTTCTGCCAACTAATCGCAAAGCTACAGCTATGAAATATATTTTCAATGATTTTTTGTACTTTTGCTAATATTTTATAAGAAAAACTACGATAAAAAAGTTTTATTCAAAATTAGATTTATGCGCATTCTTTATGTTTCATCAGAGTTAATTCCTTACACGCCAGAAAATACACTTTCAAACGCAGCGCTAGAGTTGCCTAGAATTACGAACGGGCAGGGAAATGATGTGCGGATTTTTATGCCGAGGTTTGGTACGATAAACGAACGCCGGCATCAGTTGCATGAGGTGATTCGGCTTTCTGGAATGAACATGATTGTTAATGATATAGACCAACCTTTAATCATCAAAGTAGCATCGTTGCCCAATGACCGCATGCAGGTTTACTTTATTGATAATGAGGAGTATTTTAAAAGAAAAGGTATTTATGAGGATAAAAAAACTGGTGAGTTCTATGAGGATAATGATGAGCGTGCAATTTTTTTTACGAAAGGAATTCTAGAAACAATCAAAAAACTGAACTGGAAACCTGACGTTATCCATGCACAGGGGTGGATGTCTGCACTGATGCCGCTTTACTTGAAAACTTACTACGCTGATGACCCCTTCTTTAATGAAATTAAAATCGTTTATTCGCTGTTTGATAAGCCCTTTGAAGGGATTCTGAGTGATGATATGATGAGTAAAATTGCTTTTGATAAAATTGATGAAAAAGAATTTGAGCATTTAAAAAAGCCGACTTTTAATAATTTATTGAAAGTGGGAATAGACCACGCTGATGTGGTAGTGCAAGGCGATGAAGTCTTGCCAGATGAAATTATGGATTATATTAAAAAAACAGATAAGTCTTTCAAAGAATATGCAGTGGCGGAAAGCCTTTGTGAACTGTATCCTTCGCTTTGTGAAGTGAAAGACTAAAAAAATCAGAATTATTTTATGGGAAAAGCTTGGAGTAGAGTTTTTTTGTTCATTTTCGGTTTATATTCTTTATCTAGTTGTGAGCAAGAAGATAAATTAGTGGGAGCTGGAATATTAGGAAATGGTAATACCGTTTTTGAAGAACAAGAGATAAATGTAGAAGTTTTTAATCTATTTGAAGATTCCATTCGCTCAGATAGAAAAGCACTCAATAGCAGAGGGGGAGTCAATTTATTATCTGGAGCGGTGGTAGGCGTTTATGATGAGCCTGTTTTTGGGAAGACAAAAAGTGCTTTTTTCGTTCAGCCTAGATTATCTGCTTTAAATCCTAAATTTGGCCAAGATCCACAACTGGATTCTATTGTTTTATCTATCCCTGTCTTAGGTTTTATGAAAGACACACTAAGTGTAAAAAAAGAGCTTTTAAAGACTACTTATGTGAAAAAAGTTGATGATGAGTGCCAAAAGGTGACAGATACAATACTCACTTACCGTGAATTCAGAAAATTTGAATTAGATTCAATTTATGGGAACAAAGAAGCAAAAATGACACTACAAGTTCATCAAGTTTCTGAGCCGATGTTGTCGATCGATACAGCTTTTTACAGCAAGAGAAGTTTTAAGACAGGAGATTTGCTTGGCGAAAAAGAAATTGATAAATATGCTTTTACAGAATATGTTTACAATTTAAACCTAAGAGCTAAAGTTGATAGCGCTAGAAAAAACACCATATTACAAGATAGCGTGCCTAGCATCAAAGTAAAGTTAACAGGACTGAACAGACTTGTGCAAAATGAGATTTTAAAAAAACCATCTCAATTAAGTAATCAAGCTTATTTTGTGAATAAAATTTTAAAGGGTTTAAAAATTTCGGTAGGAAATGACCAAGGTTTTTTATTAGGAATAAATCCATCTAAAATGCAGTTGAATATTTATTACAACAGGGTAAATGAAGATTTCAAAGATGCAAATCATAATGGAATAGATGACCGAGAAGAAAATTGTGATGTAAAAGTACTACAACCAAGGTTGAATGCTACTTATCAGTTAAGTTTAGGGGGGGCTTACAATGTTCTACAAAGTGAGATTCAAAATGAGAGAGGTAGTATTGATTATACCACTCAGCAGTCTTCTAATCTATATTTAGAAGGTATGGGAGGCTCTTTTGCAAAATTGCATATAGATGATAAGCAACTCTCGGATTTCAAAACGACGGCAGAAAAAAATAAGTGGGCGATTATCGAAGCTTACCTACGCGTCTACCCCAATCATGGCATGCAAAAGAATCTAGCTTTGCCACCATATTTGTATTTATATAATTATACTAAGAAAAGTTTGATAGATGATTATGTAGGAAAT includes:
- a CDS encoding lysylphosphatidylglycerol synthase transmembrane domain-containing protein — its product is MGILLKNTLALCISFLLAVILIWFAFRGIDLERIKLSFANANLWWIFISVALGIGAYWLRSERWKILLEPINSNISSKDSFIAICMNYFGNLIIPRSGELARCTSLYSITKTPVDQSFGTVIAERAIDILCFGVISLFTLFFNFDLVINLFKQISFQERLNSTPSWSILVGIFFIIFIFLFLKKIKKLSFYSKFEKILQGILLGLKSIQKIRQKKLFLLYTFLIWLAYFLMTYLIVFALPATQEINLAQGFYILFVGSIGMMIPASGGVGAYHAAMRLGFITLGFSAETGLAFGFLVHTPHTLISLFLGILAFILNLKNQKFLKA
- the panD gene encoding aspartate 1-decarboxylase, which translates into the protein MQIQVFKSKIHRATVTGAELNYMGSITIDPILIEAVGMLVGERVQIVNIDNGERLETYIIEGRRGSGEVVLNGPAARKVQRGDKVIIIGYAFCTPEEAAEIKPQIIFPDDNNQLN
- the panC gene encoding pantoate--beta-alanine ligase → MEIFFDFLSLKKYLEEIHYQGKSVGFTPTMGALHQGHLSLLQKSVAQNKISICSIFVNPTQFNNIEDLKTYPRNHEKDADLLQKNHCDILFLPSVEEVYPDGEKSEHFDFNGLEHEMEGRFRPGHFDGVGTILHKLFSAIEPHRAYFGEKDFQQLRIVQTLAQKFFKALEIVPVDIYREENGLAMSSRNAKLSAEQRREASIIYKTLARVQQIITKENFQKIDEIVNTAFEASSLKLEYFIIANEENLKPLENFDKSQPMRAFIAAYAGGVRLIDNMKLN
- a CDS encoding glycogen/starch synthase, producing MRILYVSSELIPYTPENTLSNAALELPRITNGQGNDVRIFMPRFGTINERRHQLHEVIRLSGMNMIVNDIDQPLIIKVASLPNDRMQVYFIDNEEYFKRKGIYEDKKTGEFYEDNDERAIFFTKGILETIKKLNWKPDVIHAQGWMSALMPLYLKTYYADDPFFNEIKIVYSLFDKPFEGILSDDMMSKIAFDKIDEKEFEHLKKPTFNNLLKVGIDHADVVVQGDEVLPDEIMDYIKKTDKSFKEYAVAESLCELYPSLCEVKD
- a CDS encoding DUF4270 family protein; protein product: MGKAWSRVFLFIFGLYSLSSCEQEDKLVGAGILGNGNTVFEEQEINVEVFNLFEDSIRSDRKALNSRGGVNLLSGAVVGVYDEPVFGKTKSAFFVQPRLSALNPKFGQDPQLDSIVLSIPVLGFMKDTLSVKKELLKTTYVKKVDDECQKVTDTILTYREFRKFELDSIYGNKEAKMTLQVHQVSEPMLSIDTAFYSKRSFKTGDLLGEKEIDKYAFTEYVYNLNLRAKVDSARKNTILQDSVPSIKVKLTGLNRLVQNEILKKPSQLSNQAYFVNKILKGLKISVGNDQGFLLGINPSKMQLNIYYNRVNEDFKDANHNGIDDREENCDVKVLQPRLNATYQLSLGGAYNVLQSEIQNERGSIDYTTQQSSNLYLEGMGGSFAKLHIDDKQLSDFKTTAEKNKWAIIEAYLRVYPNHGMQKNLALPPYLYLYNYTKKSLIDDYVGNNRAGQTPFIFADISRKYNNKKGYYQLKITRLIKNIVEENATNPDLAINVGNYYNPGQSVQYQPPYYWATDQVQNPYRLIAHGENSSDKSLKLIIRYTKKKS